The genomic DNA TCGCTAAATATGCTGGTCTTTTCAATATTGGGTTTGTTTAGATATTTAATGCAGCATAAATCTATATGCAAAATCATTGAGTGAACTTGTTATAACTTTTTGACCCAGTGTATTCGGATGCGTACCATCTTCGCAAAGCAGTTCCCCTATATTACCAGCTTTTAGGAAGGATTCCCTTAGGTCAATTAGTGGCACGTGAGTTTCATGTGCAATCTCTTCAATGATCCTTGAATAGCTTTCTTGATGATCATAAATTCTATTCACATTTCCAAGAAACTCTAGTATATTTGCTTTATTTAAATCCGCACAAAACCATTCAAAAAATCTTTGTGGCTCTAATGGAGGCAATGTCGTCATTATAGGTAAGATGCCTTTCCCCTTTAACATATTGATTATGCTATAATATGTTTCTTTAAAAAGCTCGATTGGCGTGTTAGGTAAATGAGTCATTTTTGGATTTTCTGAGATTGCATTCCAATTATAGTCACAGTCATTTCCACCATAATCCATTATAATTGCGTCACATTCCATATTGGTTTCTAGTCTTTTTTCTAACAGTTTCTTACCTTTTGTTACCGTACATCCCATATGGGAATAATTTTTTATCTGCATAGAATATCTTTTGCTTAACATTTCGATATTAATATGATTATCAACATGATATCTTTTGTTTAATGGATTAATTTGAACACCTTTTAAAATCGAATCACCAAATAATCCAATACTTAAACTCTTTCCCATCGTTTTCACCTCGCCATTTAGAATTCCATTTAATATAGTTTTTATTACTATATGTTATACTTTTTATAACCATATGTCAAGGTGTATATTACGATATGTTTACATCGTAAAACAGGACTAATTCGGTCAACGCTATATTCATAATCGCCAATATATTAGCCATTACTTGACATTATCCGCAATAAGAGATAATATATTATCTATGAACAATTATTTTTTAAGTCAAAAAACCCCTAAAGAAATTGATGAAGGAATAGCGCTTCGAATACGGAGCATCAGAAAAGCCATGAAGCTGACACAGGAAAAACTGAGCGAAAAATCAGGAGTAAGCTTGGGTTCTGTAAAACGGTTTGAACACACAGGTGAAATATCTCTTAGTTCTCTTACCAAAATCGCTATTGCAATGGAATGTGAAAATGATCTGGAAAGCTTATTTTCCGAAAGACCGTTTAAATCCATACAGGAGGTAATCGATGGACAGAATTAAAACAATATCAGTTCGGTATGATGGTAGACTTGTAGGCACAATGGCATTATACAAAAATTTTCAGGTTGCTTTTGAATATGACAAAGAATGGCTAAATACCGGATTTTCTATTAGTCCCTTTTCATTGCCTTTGGAAAAGAGGGTCTTTATTCCAAAAACTGATCCGTTTGAAGGCCTGTATGGTGTATTTGCAGACAGCCTACCTGATGGATGGGGTCGTCTTCTTGTGGACAGATTGCTCCTAAAAAACAAAATAAATCCACTCGAGATCAACAATATAAATAGGCTGGCAATTGTCGGTTCTTCAGGAATGGGTGCACTTACTTATGAGCCAGTTTACCACCTCGAAGGTATATCAAATACTTCCATGGATCTTGATACCATTGCCATAGAATGCGCAAATGTTCTTCGCACAGATTACTCAGATAATCTTGATGAATTGTTTAAACTTGGTGGTTCTTCAGGCGGTGCCAGACCGAAAATACTGACAGATATTAATGGTGAAGAATGGATTGTCAAATTCCCATCATCTGTGGATTCAAAGGATATTGGCGAAAAAGAATACAATTATTCCTTATGTGCAAAGGAATGTGGCATTATAATGGAGAAAACAAGACTGTTTCCTTCTGCAATATGCAACGGATATTTCGGAACACGCAGATTTGACAGAAAAAAGGATGTATCAGGTGCAACAAAGAAAATTCACATGATATCTGTTAGTGCACTTTTAGAGACAACACACCGAATTCCGAATCTTGATTACAATATTCTTTTAAGGCTTACATTAGAACTGACGAAGGACTTTGCTGAGGTTGAAAAATTTTACCGCCTCATGTGCTTTAATGTATTCTCACATAATCGGGATGATCACTCCAAGAACTTTTCTTTTCTTTATGATGATACTGCCAACAGATGGAATCTATCACCAGCTTATGACCTAACATACAGCTCCTCTATCGGAGGAGAACATGCTACCTGTATAAATGGTAACGGAAAGAATCCAGGTATGAAAGATATACTGGAAGTCGCAAAAAATGTTGGCCTTAAGGAAGTAAAGTCAAAAATGATTGCTATGGAAATCAAAGAGATTGTTGAGAAGTTCAACTTAAAGTAAGTGCAAATGTGGTTGTTAACCTACAAAAGGCGAATTTTAAACTCCTTAAAAAACAGTTAAAAAATCGCCTTTTTCTATCATCCTATAGCAATAACCCTTTTGGTTGCTATTGCAATAACTCTACCCTAAACGTCCTCGTAAAGTCAAGTTTTAAAACGTCCTTATCCGATTTTAAGTCCTTACTCAATAAGAATTTCATGAACACGTTCTGGATAATCTGTAATGATACCATCTACTCTGTATTTTAATACTTCACGAATATTTTCATCCAAATTTACTGTCCAGACCCATACTTCTCTATTTAGCTTGTGGGTGTTTTTGACAAAAGCATCTGAAAGCATATATTGATGAATCGTATAAAAATCTACGTCTAGTAAGCTGAGATTACCAATAGAAGCATATAATATTGCCCCTATTTTAATTTCTGGATTTATCGAACGAATCTCTTTGAGAATTTTCTGATCAAAGGATTGAATATATGTATCGTCAATCATATTATTTCTTTCAACTAATTCAACTATCTTCTCTGCCATTTCCTGATCAGATCCATAATTTTTAATATCTATAATCACTTTGGCTTTTTTATCGATTTCAAGTAAGGCTTCCTCTAATGTGGGAATCTTTTCATCTAGATAACTATTTTTGAACCCTATGTAGATATCTTTAATTATACTGTAATTCAGATCAGCTACCCTTTCATCCTTCCCTGCTACTCTTTTCAAGGTTCTATCATGGTTTAATACCAAAACACCATCCTTTGATATCTGCACATCAATCTCTATAACCTCTACACCTAACTCTATCGACTCTCGAATGCTACTAATGGAGTTCTCAGGTGCAAGATGATAACCCCGATGGGCAGCCACAACGATATCCCAGTTAAATATTTTTTCTGTATAAGAGTAATTGAACAGGAACATGATCGTTAAGTAAATCACTACAACAAATGAAAAGAGATACTTTCTTGACTCAAAAAATTGTATGACCTTATTTTCTATTTTCATTAGCTGAGGATGAGATTTTAACATTACC from Firmicutes bacterium HGW-Firmicutes-1 includes the following:
- a CDS encoding SGNH/GDSL hydrolase family protein, with protein sequence MGKSLSIGLFGDSILKGVQINPLNKRYHVDNHINIEMLSKRYSMQIKNYSHMGCTVTKGKKLLEKRLETNMECDAIIMDYGGNDCDYNWNAISENPKMTHLPNTPIELFKETYYSIINMLKGKGILPIMTTLPPLEPQRFFEWFCADLNKANILEFLGNVNRIYDHQESYSRIIEEIAHETHVPLIDLRESFLKAGNIGELLCEDGTHPNTLGQKVITSSLNDFAYRFMLH
- a CDS encoding XRE family transcriptional regulator gives rise to the protein MNNYFLSQKTPKEIDEGIALRIRSIRKAMKLTQEKLSEKSGVSLGSVKRFEHTGEISLSSLTKIAIAMECENDLESLFSERPFKSIQEVIDGQN
- a CDS encoding toxin HipA; the protein is MDRIKTISVRYDGRLVGTMALYKNFQVAFEYDKEWLNTGFSISPFSLPLEKRVFIPKTDPFEGLYGVFADSLPDGWGRLLVDRLLLKNKINPLEINNINRLAIVGSSGMGALTYEPVYHLEGISNTSMDLDTIAIECANVLRTDYSDNLDELFKLGGSSGGARPKILTDINGEEWIVKFPSSVDSKDIGEKEYNYSLCAKECGIIMEKTRLFPSAICNGYFGTRRFDRKKDVSGATKKIHMISVSALLETTHRIPNLDYNILLRLTLELTKDFAEVEKFYRLMCFNVFSHNRDDHSKNFSFLYDDTANRWNLSPAYDLTYSSSIGGEHATCINGNGKNPGMKDILEVAKNVGLKEVKSKMIAMEIKEIVEKFNLK